In a genomic window of Rhizobium sp. N324:
- a CDS encoding DUF6665 family protein: MSVRPPQSFRQSEQDRNGFNVLEYELMSERADALGRHGLKVETALAALKAWTADRQSAGERETLLNAASDAVWAFFIQREICGLRNNRDAIQRYGIPNEVIARLGAMRK, from the coding sequence ATGAGCGTTCGTCCGCCGCAGTCCTTCAGACAATCCGAGCAAGACAGAAACGGCTTCAACGTCCTCGAATACGAGCTGATGTCGGAACGCGCCGATGCGCTCGGGCGTCACGGACTGAAGGTGGAGACAGCACTTGCCGCGCTCAAGGCCTGGACCGCTGACCGCCAGAGTGCCGGAGAACGCGAGACCCTTCTCAATGCAGCCTCCGACGCCGTCTGGGCCTTCTTCATCCAGCGAGAGATCTGCGGGCTGCGGAACAACCGCGACGCCATTCAGCGCTACGGCATCCCGAATGAAGTGATCGCGAGATTGGGCGCGATGCGGAAATAA